The sequence GTCCTGTAGTGAAGCCTGCCACAGTCAAGTTGCTTCTTGCTTTGGTTGTGAATTGTGGTTAGGAGCTTAAACAATTAGATGTGAGTAATGCCTTCCTTCATGGTATCCTCAAGGAAGAGGTCTACATGGCACAACCTCAAGGCTATGTTGATTCAGCTTTTCCCACCCATGTTTGCCTTTTGCATAAGGCTCTTTATGGTTTGAAACAGGCACTTAGGGCCTGGTTTGAGAGGTTTACAACTCAGCTGCTTCACATTGGGTTTATTGCCTCTAGTGCTGATGGTAATCTCTTTATCTATAGGCATGATGGTCATTTGGTGTTTCTTTTGctctatgtggatgacattATTGTCACTGGTAATCATCCTCCTTTCACTGCCTCTCTTCTTCATCAGCTTAGTTCTGAGTTTGACCTTAAGGATTTGGGTAAGCTGCACTACTTTTTAGGCTTGCAAATTGAGTATACTTCCTCTGGTTTTTTTGTTCATCAATCCAAATACACTTTAGACCTTCTTAACAAGTTTCATATGGTTGATTGTAAGCCCTGCAACACTCCTTGTGCTGCCAATGCTCATTTATGGCCTGATGACAGTCCTTTGCTGTCTAATCCTACTCACTATAGAAGTCTGGTGGGGCACTCCAATACCTCACTTTTACTAGGCCAGATCTGTCCTTTGTAGTTCAGCAAGCTTGTCAATTCATGAGCTCTCCCACTGATAATCATCTCCAAGCTGCCAAGCGTATTTTACGGTACCTGAGAGGGTTTATTCATCAAGGCCTTGCTTTTACTCCAGGTCCTTTGTCTTTGTCAGCTTACAgtgatgctgactgggctggaGATCCAGTGGATCAGAAGTCTATCTCTAGtattcttgtgttttttggtAATTCCCCCATTACTTGGTCTACTAAGAAGTAGGCCACCGTTTCTAGATCTTTTACTAAGGCTAAGTACAGGGCTCTAGCCTCTGCTGTTGCTGAGTTGTGTTGGGTTCGTATGCTTCTTAAAGATCTTGGTGTGTTTCTATGTACTCCTCCCATTCTTTGGTGTGATAATATCTCTGCTCTTGCCCTGGCTTCCAATTCGATCTTTCATGCTAGGATGAAGCATATCGAAGTGGACTACCACTTTGTTAGGGAGAAAGTCCTCAAGCGTGATCTCCTTCTTAAGTTTGTTGCTTCCTATGATCAGCTTGCTGATATTCTCACTAAAGGGTTACCTTCTCCTCGTTTTTTTGTGGCTTCTCTCCAAACTCATGTGGCGATTCCCCACGTGTTTGAGGGGGGATGAAAAGCCAGAAGAGCATGATGCTCAGGAATTGTAGCAGGAACATGCCAATACTCAGGAATTGTAGCTCCAAACGATGTCGTTTGCCTCAACCTGTTCTAAGACCATAGTTAGAGGTAAAACTCACCGTTTCATTTAAGACTTTGTAATACGGCAACGTTTTTCCTTTAGAGTAGTGAGATTACACGTGAGGATTATTAGTCCTAATGGAAGTTTGTTATAACAAACTCTCCCTCTGatgtcatctatataaaccATCTCCATCTAATCAGTTTTTTAATAGATTGGATTTTAGTTACAGAAATTTCTAGATATTTTGGaatctctctctgtctctctctgtttcttcaCCGTTGACCCCAACCATGGCTTACATTGTTGTTGGGGTTGTTAGTCCTCGCATTTGTAGTAGGATGCAAAGCATCTGTAATAATGGAGTGAAGCTGTTCAAGGTGTTGTTCATGGGTGAGAAGATAACCATAGAACTCCTCAAGGGTCATGGGATCAACTTTAGTAATGACAGAGGTAACAAAAGAGTCATAATCAGAGCTTAATCCACCATTAAGATAGGAGATTacctcaaaatcatcaagaggTTGATGAACAATAGCCAATGTATCAGTAAGTTGCTTGACATTTTGAAAGTAGTCAACAATAGACAGAGTTCCCATTTTAGTAGTTGATAACTGATAGCGGAGTCACATATATCGTGCCTTGGATTGAGATGAAAACATTCAATCAAGAGTTGTCCATACAGCATGAGAAGTAGGGAGGCCAACAACATGGGCAACAAGAGATTCAGAGAGGGATGAAATTATGGTAGAAAGAATAATCTGATCTTGTTGGACCCAGTGAAGAGATTAAAGCTGGGTTAAGAACCTAAGAAGTTTCACCAGAAGAGGATGATTGATTGATCATTTGAGGAGGTATTGGTTTAGTGCCATCAACATAGCCGAGAAGGTGTTGACCACGAAGATAAGGAACCAGTTGAGCTTTCAAAATGAGGAATTGTCACGATTCAGTTTGATTCTGATAACATGATGGAGATTAATAATGGTGGAAGGAGAGGAAGAAATCGGCATAGATATAGTAGAGGAAGAGCTTGTTGCCTTCATCATTATCCGCCAATAAACTATTAACCCAACTAGAATTGAAATAAGCATCAGTATCAACCTCCATGCGATATCTCCCTCTTTGTTAGTGAATTTCAACATGATGGTAGCCGACAACCGTTAGTCTCCATCAATCCCGAACTGCAGCCAGAATTGGAACAAGTCAAGACTAACTAGAACAGTGGCAGCTCTAGGAATATTTTCTAGGGTGGTCATTAAGAAataggggtgtgcaaaaaaccgACGAACCGAACAAACCGACCGAAACCGTTGCCAAATTTTCGGTTTAGTTTCGGTTCGGTTCGGTTTcggtttcattttttaaaaaccgaaATTTTCGGTTTTGGTTTCGGTGTTGGATTTTTTCATCCGAAACCGAACCAAACCGaccgaatatatatatatatatatatatatatatatttatgtaactCTATTACGTATCTGATTAGTGGCTTAGTGGTATGCTACGTTGTACTTTTGCTAGTGATCCCAGGTTCGAGCCTTCGCGTGGGGGCTtgtgtttttttgctatttaattttttaaaaccctagGGCATGAGATAAAGATGAAAATACCCCTCCcctatttattcttttcttttcgtttCTTCAGTTCAGCCGCCCCCTTCCTCAActctttctctcaaattttttttgtctttcaaaGAGTTCAGCCTTCAGCCCCTCCTCTTCTCTCATCGCTCCATGCCTCCACATGCCGCCTCCACACATCGGCCTTCCTGCACCAGCCTCCACGGCCTCCACACGCTGGTCTCCACACGCCGGGCTCCCAACGCCGGCTAATCTTTTCATATTCACGGTgaccccctctctctctttaatttctccatagtttcctctctcttttttatattctgccattttgggtttgtttaatattgaatcaatgctattttttcaatttttatgtgcAAAGAatgttagggttttgaaaaaacCCATGTGCttggttgtttattttttcaatttcttctctcttttttatattctgccattctgggtttgtttaatattgaatcaatgctattttttcgtgttaaaaaaaaaagctattttttcaatttttatgtgcAAAGAAAGTTAAGGTTTTGAAAAAACCCATGTGCttggttgtttattttttcaatttattctctcttttttatattctgggtttgttttttttctttgtttgctttcttagaaaataaatgttaaggAATCGAAACCGACCGAAAAACCAACCGAAACTGAAACAAACCGAAACCGACAGTTTTTCAACTATTTCGGTCGGTTTCGGATGAGACTTCTAAAAACCGAAAATTTCGGTTTCGGTTggttagataaaaaaaaaaaccgaccGAACCGAACCGATTACAGCCctattaagaaacttaaattatacaaaatttaattaaaagagaaCTTTATATactgatccaaaaaaaaaaatgcacaaaaaaaaatacataaagtcttacaatttctttttacaatttttttttttgcataatagTTTCATTaccaatgttgcaagttacatctctatcaaaattttagttagaaaaaattttcttgggatttttccttttgtttgtaatgataaagttataatttacaactatgtgttttgttggcttttattttgtgccaaattttattgtaattctATTTAATCTTTTGTACACTGTATTTaatgtgggatttatttgtaagggttgtgtgcgagagagagagagtgtgaagactcaaggtattgaagACTGAAGTGTTTTCACGGGTAGCTCGCAagtaagcatcccgcgaagtgatgcatgtgccatgtacatgactggaatgcgaaaagttaggacaggatggagacagctagttttcgcgagtatctcgcaggtaaggccttcccgcgagacacccgtgaaacattctattttgccaTACTATCATTTCTAATAAAAACTTTCTATACCTAGactatttatacccacattactCACAGATGTTGaagagtgcttctgagagaaaaccatagccacaaaccttgagagttagagattgttatacccacatatctctacacaattgcttgtggattttcctcaactcctacctctccaaaCACTTACTACACCCTTTTAGAGtgttcagtgaggttttggtactgctgggaagcattggaagaagccatgttttggcggatgcaatcaggCATACTACGAGATTCGGAGAGCTAAACAAGACACGATTCCGAgaaaccttgttggagtaggagtttggagggcttaggtgcattaggtagattaggcttggagggtctcttgctaacctaTGTATCTCaattgattgtctagtggattgattaccgcttggagggcggcagagaggttttacatcgagtacttcggtttcctcttcgataacacatcggcgtgttatcttgtgtttgcattcttcttccttactcttttagctttcatattaCTACTGTGTTAtattgaatatggcttagagtagtttgtttgtttatccgctcacatttactctattccgcattTAGTATAAgtagagtaaaatctatcgagtcgtaatttttaatttgggggtctaaacagctcttgtattttaacacattttcgagcattcaattagtatcagagcaggtacactcgctgtggttttattacctgagtatgatccttgacccttttgTGATGGACCGGTCACAATCACTCAATACCCCACCATTCTTTGATGAGAGCAATTATGCCTTATGGAAGGTCTGTATGAGGGCTTTCTTGTGTGCTATAGATGAGTTAGTATGGGACTTCGTCGAGAATGGGTATGTTAAACCCACGACAACCAAGTTCGAATGGGACAAGGTAGCTCTTGCATTGGCAAATGCAAACAGTAAGGCTATTTACGCTatattctgtggtgtgtctACTGATGAGTTTCATAAGATATCACATGTGAGGACTGCCAAGGAAGCTTGGATGATTCTTGAGACTACCTATGAGGGTACCAAGAAAGTTAAGGACACAAAGCTCCAGATGCTTACCACCAGATTTGAAGAGCTCAAGATGGGGGACGATGAGTCTTTCGATTCATTCTATGGGAAGCTCAATGAAATCgtaattgctaagctcaatttcaaagagaagattgaagatgctaaggtggtgagaaagattttgaggtCCTTACCGGAGAGCTTCTGAGCAAAAGTCATAGCTATAGAGGAAAGTAAAGTTTTGGATAagatcaaaatccaagagctccttggatctctccaaacatatgagctgGGACTGCCTTCTCATAAGtcgagcaaatctcttgctctcaaAACCATCACCGAGAGAATGGATGACTCCTCCGAAGAAGATGATGTGGAGAAGGAGGTAGCATTCCTTGCAAAGAATTTTCGAAAATTTATGAAGATGAAAAACAGTGGGAAGTCATTCAGCAAAGGAAAGTTTTCGTCCTCCGAGGGTGGTAGGaaggagtttaagaagaaagatgggaaggaaTTTCAATCCCCTCAAGGGATTGTGTGTTACAAATGCAATGGTCATGGACATCTTAAGAAGGAGTGTCCTAATTATTTGAGAGGGAAGGGCAAAGTGTTTGCCACTAACCTTAGTGATTCTGACAGCTCAAATTTAGACACGGAAGGAGAATGTGACAGTGAAGGAAACTACAAAGCATTCATGACAATTGCCTCCGTTGATTCTAAGAATGATTTGAGCAATTTGGTTGATGAACTTGGTGATCTTTCTAAggatgaggaaattgaagaatcAGAAGATGAAGACGTGTGCCAAAATGAAGGGGAAATCAACCTACAAGAAGCATATGATTCTCTACTGGAAGATTGTGGCAAAATAATGCACCAAAGTTGCGAATCTtgctgtgaaaaagatgaaaaaggttgaagaaaaGCATAGGTGTATACTTGTGCAACACAAGGAAGCAAAGTGTGAAGTGGAAAGACTCAAGGGAGAGTTGGTTGAAGCTACTCTAAGACCAagtttcttgaacttgaaattatcCAAGCTAATGTCAAGGTCGAGCGCATCTCCACCGAGAAACTTGACAATGTGTTGTCCTCTAAAAAATCTTCATATGATAAGACCGATTTGGGCTATACCAGAGAAGGAAATTCAAGCAGCAAACCTAAGAAGGAAGTGAAGTTCGTTTCAGCCAAGAATATTGAGAAACTTAAAGAAGTGAAGCCTGAGATTGAGACCCTTACTGTAGTAAAGAGAACCATTGGTGCAAAATCAACGAaaaaaagggaagtcattacccAGAAATCAAAGAGGGCCTCAAGTAAAGCATCTGTGTCATCATTGTGGCACACAAGGGCATACCAAGTCTAATTGTTTCAAGCTTCATGCATTCAAGAAGGCTGATTATATGCGTGGTAAAGAAAGTTCAAAGAAAAGACCAAAGGGAGCACAAGCTAAGGGAGATAGTGAAGGATGTCTCATTGGAGACGTTATGGAAATGTTGAAAAACATATCACTGTGCCTTGCTAGCTTCACTCCAAGGTTTGAAAGTAATGTTGGTCGTACTCGGCCATCTAAGGCTCTCACCCAACATACTCGTAAAGAGTGGGTAAAGAAGGGTACTTATGCATGATCACCCTCTATGctcatgcatcaatacttccaatGTTTAGGGTCATACgttcatgcatcatgacatGCATAATTTAGTTTGTGTCATTGCTTCCGGtttatagcatgtttcttttacaagttttgttttgtactcGTTgatttgttgatcttactttacttgttctgtttttgagtgtgtttaaaaattcaaaaactcataaaaattgaaaaatctccaaaaagtttgatcgcttgtgttgtatatatcacatgtgagtttggcctagtaccttcgtattaatggcgtagtgcatttacgagcttagcttgttatgtatgcacatttttctgtgtgggagaaatcttgaaaactatgtgtgattgttgtcaATAGATCTTCAagtttgtcatgaatgattggttagtggtcttgatacttgcatagacactacaaaaaaatcgtCCTGTCCCAGCGTTTTtttcccagcgcttttaaaaacCGCCGTAATAGATAAGCCTGTACTAGCGCTTTTtgaaagcgctggtataggagACCCTATTACGAAGGTTTTCAAAAATGCTGGTACAGGAAGCCAAATTGTGTTGGAATAGAGTCACCGATTTCCCTTATAGGAAAGACCTATCCCGACGCTTTTAAAAGCGTTGGGATAGGTGGACCCTATTCCAGCACTTTTAAAAGCGTCGGGATAGGTTTGTCCCAATAAGGGAATGAAGGGACAtgtcccagcgcttttgaaaaCGCTTGAATAGGAACCTATTctagcgctttcaaaagcgctgggataggttgCTCCATTCCCTTATGGAGAGAAGCCTATCCCGGTATTTTTGtaagcgctggaatagggtcaacctattccagcgcttcaAAAGTGCTGGGATaggtcttttgtaccttgtattttatgtgggatttatttataagggttgtgtgtgagagggagagagtgtgaagactcaaggcattGAAGATTGAAGTGTTTTCACGGGTAGCTCACGAGTAAGCATCCCGCAaagtgatgcatgtgccctgcacatgactagaatgcaAAGAGTCCGGACAGGATGGAGACAGTTAGTTTTCCCGAGTAtctcgtgggtaaggccttctccCGAGACACCCACGAAACATTCTCTTTTGCCAGACTATTatttctgatacacactttctgtacctaCACTATTTATATCCACATTACCCATAGATGTTGAGGAGTACTTATAAGAAAAAACCCTAGTCACaaatcttgagagttagagattgttatacccacatatCTCTACACAATTTGCTTGTGGATTtttctcaactcctacctctctatttccataccattgagaggttgatagcccaaacattTACGACACCCTTTTAGAGtgttcagtgaggttttggtgctactaagaagcattggaagaagccaagcttTAGCGGATGCAATCAggcgtattgcgggatccggagagctagacaagacacaattccgagaagtcttgttggagtaggagcttgaagggcttaggtgcattagGTAGATTAGGATTGAAAGGTCCCTTGCTAACTCATGTATCCCAAATGATTATCTaatggattgattaccgcttggagggcggtaaagaggttttacgctgagtacttcggtttcctcttcgataacacatcggcgtgttatcttgtgtttgcattcttcttccctactcttttaacTTTCATATTACTGATGTGTTAtattgaatatggcttagagtagtttgtttgtttatttgctcgcatttactctatttcgCACTTAATATAAGTCAAAGTAAAATCTATCcagccgtaatttttaatttgggggtctaaacagctcttgtgttttaacacattttcgagcattcagtaaggacctaatatattgttaaagagactaaagtttaaggacaaaatttggctacaaacttaattgtaccctaaggctacaactttcattaaataaattaacatgaccacatattttgaaaatctaattgttgaattgcatattctttatgttcttaaaacatatatcaaattttatgtaaatcgtatgttatttattttttatctataaatttgttttttatgcataattttagactacaaaaactcaaaatttaaagatttgattgatgacatagctattaatctttgatcttcttgaaaatttgcaaatatggaggatataagaataaaatgtaatctatttgtggatttgtcaaaattcacgtataataaaaaaaaatttgagttataGTCTTGTATGTGCAAGTTAGATTTGAACTTATATGGGAGAGTAAATAAACTATTTAACAGTACATCTCGAGAGAAAGCTCATGAGTGACAAAAATGcaagttttaacatcataatgtcttgagaaaaagaaagtgattGCAAGAATGTAAAGTGGACAAAGGATGTATGTGGAAAACCCTAAGAAATGGATGAAAAACCACGGTTTGAGCAAGAGAGAATCACTCCTACTCTGTTCAACTTTGTATTGTATGGAAAAAATGGTATCTCTTGCACAATAAGGATGTTCTTCCTCAAAAGAGAGACCGTGTTTTCTACCTTACtttcttatcaactttttaCTCTCTTCTCAAAAGATCTACTTGAGTTCTTACCCTAATAGTCCAGCTGCATGTTCCTCTTATAGTTTGAGAAATATGGCTGAGTACAAAGACAGGTGTCAAGtcatcattttcttattttggacCTTACTACAACTAAGGTACTATTTGGTGACTGGAGGAGAGAGAACGCCAACATCAACTCTGTGGCATGAGGGTAGGTGACCTTGCCACTGCATGGGGAACAACTCTTGAGCAATGAAAGGGACATCAGGGGTGCTAAAGATGATACACGTGTCCTTGAAGTGGTCCAACATGCACTCAGCCAATGAGGAGTGTTTCTATAGTTGTTGACCTTAGGAGGTCACTATCTCCCTTTTTGTGAGTGCTTGAGTACCCATGTCAGATGCATATCTTACTTCCTTCCTAAGGCAGTCATACCCTTGGCATGGGCTAAGGACAATATCTTGTGGCCAACGTTTTCTCTCCCTTGCTCATAGCCACTCCACGTGTAAGGTCTAGAGCCAGCCACATCGACACTCTCCTATGCCTTGGCTAGTGTACTGTACAAGTTTTAATttacaaccaagtttgaaaccaaattttatccaaaatttaattatattttgccTAAAAAATGTTAGGGTggtcaaaaatattttttaaggattaaaaaatcataaattttaaaaatttatatataataaattttttttttcaggtcaagATGGTCATGTGACCATCTTGAATTGAACGTGGAGCCGCCAGTGAACTAGAACACAAAAGAGGTCATAGGCATCAGTTAAGAGGCCTAGGCTTCTATAATAATGGCCTTAAAATGGTTTAACTGAGTTCTTGCAGTGTCAA is a genomic window of Quercus lobata isolate SW786 chromosome 2, ValleyOak3.0 Primary Assembly, whole genome shotgun sequence containing:
- the LOC115960053 gene encoding uncharacterized protein LOC115960053 produces the protein MILDPFVMDRSQSLNTPPFFDESNYALWKVCMRAFLCAIDELVWDFVENGYVKPTTTKFEWDKVALALANANSKAIYAIFCGVSTDEFHKISHVRTAKEAWMILETTYEGTKKVKDTKLQMLTTRFEELKMGDDESFDSFYGKLNEISSKSLALKTITERMDDSSEEDDVEKEVAFLAKNFRKFMKMKNSGKSFSKGKFSSSEGGRKEFKKKDGKEFQSPQGIVCYKCNGHGHLKKECPNYLRGKGKVFATNLSDSDSSNLDTEGECDSEGNYKAFMTIASVDSKNDLSNLVDELGDLSKDEEIEESEDEDVCQNEGEINLQEAYDSLLEDCGKIMHQSCESCCEKDEKANVKVERISTEKLDNVLSSKKSSYDKTDLGYTREGNSSSKPKKEVKFVSAKNIEKLKEVKPEIETLTVVKRTIGAKSTKKREVITQKSKRASSKASVSSLWHTRAYQV